CGTGAACAGGTTCCGCAAACTCAGAACGGAACAGCAATACCGCGATTATCTATCCGACATGTTTGCTGAAGAGCTGGATGCTCCTGATAAGTTGCTGATTATCCGGCAGCGTGATTCGCTGATCCGGAAAGCCCTTCATGGCCTTCCTGAAAAACAGCAGCAGGCATTTCTGCTCAGCAGGGAAGAGGGACTAACCTATGAAAAGATCGCGGAGCGGATGGGCGTTGCCCGCACCACCGTAAAAGAACATATCTCCCGTGCCATGAAAACTTTAAAGGATTTCATGCTTTCCAATGAAGGAGAGCTACTGGTCTTATTCTGTTTTTCCATTTTTTCATAATTTTTTTAGAGGCATGTCCTCCCATATTTAAAACCGTGCGTCTTTACTATACCGGAAGGAATTATTGAAGGCTGATTTCAAACCTTGTCATGACCAACGAACAATTCATAACCCTGCTGTTGAAATTCAAACAGCAACAACTGACTGGAGAAGAACTTGATCTTTTTCTGAAGGAAGCATCATTACCTGAGCGCGAAGCACTGCTGGGTGAAATGCTTACGGATGATCTGGCGGCGTATACTCCCGGTGTCTCCACAGATCCGGAGGCTGCTGAGAAGGTCTGGAATAAACTTTCTGAGGCAAGGAACAACAATGAAATTCCGGAAGCTGCACCTGCGAAGCTGTACAGACTTCGTAACTGGAAATGGGCGGCTGCCGCTGTTGTGAT
This portion of the Pseudobacter ginsenosidimutans genome encodes:
- a CDS encoding RNA polymerase sigma factor → MIALDDEEAYRLFFQRHFDRLFGVMLRYIGRRPDAEDIVQSVFLKVWEKRKQLPQISQPESWLFITARNEFVNRFRKLRTEQQYRDYLSDMFAEELDAPDKLLIIRQRDSLIRKALHGLPEKQQQAFLLSREEGLTYEKIAERMGVARTTVKEHISRAMKTLKDFMLSNEGELLVLFCFSIFS